Below is a window of Longimicrobium terrae DNA.
CATCGTCCGTGCAGATCATCAGCACGCGATGGCCGCGGCGCTGAAGCCCTTCCAGGATGCGCGCCACCCCGCGCTCAGCCCCGCCGAACACGCGGGCGCCGTTGTGCGCGACGACAAACATCAGCCCCGAACCCGCCGGCCGGTCACGCGCGGAAAAAGGCGCGGATCGACTCCGCCACGTACGCCAGCTGCGCTTCCGTCAGTTCCGGAAACACCGGCAGGGAAAGCACTTCGCGGCAGGCCAGCTCGGACTCCGGGAACTGTCCTTCCTTGTATCCAAGGTACTCGAAGCACTCCTGCAGGTGCAGCGGAACCGGATAGTACACGCCGCTGCCGATCCCCTTCTCGCGCAGGTGATCCGCCAGCGCGTCACGCCGGCCGCCGCGGACGCGGAGGGTGTACTGGTTGTAGATGGACTCGTTGTCCGCGCTGACGACCGGCGTCTGCACTTCATCGATTCCCGCCAGCGCCTGATCGTAGAACGCGGCGTTCTTCCGCCGTCCGTCGCTCCACCCGCGCAGGTGCGGCAGCTTGGCGGAGAGGACGGCGGCCTGCAGCGTATCCAGCCGCGAGTTGTAGCCCACCTCCTCGTGGTGGTACATCTGCCGCCCGCCGTGCACGCGCAGCTTGCGCAGCCGCTCCGCCGTGTCTGCGTCCTGGGTGACGGTCATTCCCGCGTCGCCGAACGCGCCCAGGTTCTTGGTGGGAAAGAAGCTGAACGCGCACGCGTCGCCCAGCGATCCCGTGGTGATCCACTCGCCGTTCACCCGCTGCCGCGCGGCGATGGCCTGCGCGGCGTCTTCCAGCAGCTTCACGCCGCGGCGGTCGGCCAGCGCGCGGAAAGCCGCCATGTCCGCCATCTGACCGAACAGGTGCACCGGCATGACGACGCGCGTGCGGTCCGTGACGGCGGCCTCGGCGGCGGCGGGGTCGAGGTTGAAGGTGTCGGGATCGATGTCGGCGAAGACGGGGCGCGCGCCGACGTTGTGGATGGCGCCGGCGGTGGCGAAAAAGGTGAAGGGCGACGTCACCACTTCGGTGTCGCGGCCGCAGTCGTAGGCGCGCAGGGCGAGGAGAATGGCGTCTGTTCCGCTGGCGCAGCCGATGGCGTGCGGCACATCGAGATACGTCTCCACCTCGCGCTCGAAGCGCTCCACGACGGGGCCCAGGATGAAGCGCTGTTCGTCGATCAGCGTCAGCAGCTCGGGCATCACATCGGTGCTGATGCCGCGGTACTGAAGGGTGAGGTCCAGCAGAGGTACGTTCATCTATCCTTCACTTGTTCAATATCTACAAGACCAAGCCGGCAAAGAAGATGGGCCGGATTGACTGATGTGCTTCGGACGGTCTGGCGCGGCCGCGGGCAGGCCCCTCCCCCGGCCCCTCCCCGTGCAAACTGCGCACGGAGAGGGGTGAACGGCATGTTCGGGGCGCTTCGGACGGTTCGGCGCGGCCGCGGGCACCCCTCTCCCCCCGGCCCCCTCTCTCCCGCAAGCGGGAGAGGGGGAGACCTCAGCGCGTGCATCCGGTTCGGTGCGGGGCGGCGGGCATTGTGCCGGCGGTTGAAACCGCGCCTCGAACAACACGAAGTCCGCCTTCGCGGACTGCAATCGATGCGTCGCCGCGATCCCGAATGCAGTTGAAGCCCCGAACCGCGCGCGAATAGCGCGGTGTCGGGGGTTCCCGCTTCTGGAGCGGCGGATTCATTCGCTCAACGGCATCCGCTCACGCCAGGCACTCGCCCGCCTACATCGAAACGTCCGCCCGCCAACAACCCTCCCCCAGTCTTTTTTGGGGGAGGGTGGGCCGGTGGTGCCGGCCCGGGTGGGGGCCGCCGTCGAGCCTATCGCGCCGGCCGATCGTCTTCGTCCGGGTCCAGCGCGCGGCCGCCGAACAGGCTCTGCGGATCGGGATCGTCCGAATCCAGTGCATCATCCGCGGGAAGCGCCGACGCGTCCTGTCCGTCCCCGTCCACCGCGGCCGCGGGATCCAGCGCGCCGAACTGCAGATCGTGCA
It encodes the following:
- a CDS encoding DegT/DnrJ/EryC1/StrS family aminotransferase, whose product is MNVPLLDLTLQYRGISTDVMPELLTLIDEQRFILGPVVERFEREVETYLDVPHAIGCASGTDAILLALRAYDCGRDTEVVTSPFTFFATAGAIHNVGARPVFADIDPDTFNLDPAAAEAAVTDRTRVVMPVHLFGQMADMAAFRALADRRGVKLLEDAAQAIAARQRVNGEWITTGSLGDACAFSFFPTKNLGAFGDAGMTVTQDADTAERLRKLRVHGGRQMYHHEEVGYNSRLDTLQAAVLSAKLPHLRGWSDGRRKNAAFYDQALAGIDEVQTPVVSADNESIYNQYTLRVRGGRRDALADHLREKGIGSGVYYPVPLHLQECFEYLGYKEGQFPESELACREVLSLPVFPELTEAQLAYVAESIRAFFRA